One Elusimicrobiales bacterium DNA window includes the following coding sequences:
- a CDS encoding ATP-binding protein, with translation MLEKLFAIHNSTVKNTPRAFKRYLYGHMDWKSDAICLTGARGVGKTTMLLQYYHEQYDDVEKCLYVSADNVEATATGLFNIASEYFNFGGKALIVDEIHKYQNWQVELKNIVDTFKGKKLLVSGSSSLNLKKGKADLSRRFVYYDLRGLSFREYLTLKEGKTFPALKLDDILRGHVKHAQAISGEIAVLKDFRKYLSGGYYPFFIESEAAYPQKVLNIIEKVLYEDVAVIGNVKPVNIVAMKKILWLIAGTAAFAPNIDKLSRELGISKEYVYHYLEYLEQAGIIVALYSEGKGYKLLRKPAKLFLENTNLLAAINGSLKLDDEEGAVRETFFMNQLASCERITAAETGDFTVNNALVFEVGGKNKTTEQIKNVKDAYLALDKVEIGAGNKIPLYLFGFLY, from the coding sequence ATGCTTGAAAAACTCTTCGCAATACACAATAGCACAGTCAAAAATACCCCGCGCGCCTTTAAACGCTATCTTTACGGACACATGGATTGGAAATCCGACGCCATTTGCCTCACCGGGGCGCGGGGCGTGGGCAAGACCACCATGCTCCTGCAATATTATCACGAGCAATATGACGACGTGGAAAAGTGTCTTTACGTCTCCGCCGATAACGTGGAGGCGACGGCTACCGGCCTGTTCAATATAGCTTCGGAATATTTCAATTTTGGCGGGAAGGCGCTTATCGTTGACGAAATTCACAAATACCAGAACTGGCAGGTTGAGCTTAAAAATATCGTGGACACATTCAAAGGAAAGAAGCTGCTGGTATCGGGCAGTTCCTCGCTGAATCTGAAAAAGGGCAAGGCGGACCTTTCCCGCCGTTTCGTTTATTATGACCTTAGAGGGCTTTCTTTCCGGGAATATCTGACGTTGAAAGAGGGCAAAACATTTCCCGCGCTGAAATTGGATGATATTTTGCGCGGCCATGTGAAGCACGCGCAGGCAATTTCCGGGGAGATAGCCGTTCTTAAGGATTTCAGGAAATACTTGAGCGGCGGCTATTATCCTTTCTTTATTGAGAGCGAGGCGGCTTATCCGCAAAAAGTTCTCAACATAATTGAAAAGGTCCTCTACGAGGATGTCGCGGTGATAGGCAATGTAAAACCCGTCAATATCGTGGCGATGAAAAAAATCCTGTGGCTGATAGCCGGAACAGCCGCTTTTGCGCCAAACATAGACAAGCTGAGCAGGGAACTAGGCATTTCCAAAGAGTATGTTTATCACTATCTGGAGTACCTTGAGCAAGCTGGAATTATCGTTGCGCTGTATTCCGAAGGAAAGGGTTACAAGCTGTTAAGAAAGCCCGCCAAGCTGTTTCTTGAAAATACAAATCTGCTCGCCGCAATCAACGGCTCGTTAAAGCTGGATGACGAAGAGGGCGCGGTGCGGGAGACCTTCTTCATGAATCAATTAGCAAGCTGCGAACGCATCACAGCCGCCGAAACAGGCGATTTTACGGTAAACAACGCATTGGTCTTCGAGGTCGGCGGGAAGAATAAAACCACGGAACAAATTAAAAACGTAAAAGACGCTTATCTTGCTTTGGATAAAGTTGAAATAGGGGCAGGCAATAAAATACCGCTCTATCTTTTCGGCTTTCTGTATTGA
- a CDS encoding S1 RNA-binding domain-containing protein: protein MDTDNLQNETQTPAVSVETESSEMSMEGLFAEQEDFRKKLNSREIVKVKVIQIGPQYLLVDIGEKKEGLIPVSEFVAPNTVPAVGAEIPAVLEKRGGDERHTLLSHARAQEIAGWGEAAKALEAKTRVKGAVLEAVKGGYIVDVMGVRAFMPLSLSELHPAFKHHLPAGAKIKCYIIEIAREKRRMIVSRKQALEEDEAARRTEVMSQIKQGEVLRVVVSRAGKDSLLVRYHGIEGVVRNEDISWRNQEEALKTFKRGQRLKAKLLHISETAPALIFGLRQLAPNPADALRRRYQARSVVKGKILEVSAEGMKISVSPDVQGFVPIAEFGHELQPKPGDTVAAMVMGVNSQAYEINLSIKRFEEIQNRKIIAHYLKEAPPLTLGQLLSGGDSDSRENG from the coding sequence ATGGACACAGACAACCTGCAGAACGAAACCCAGACCCCGGCGGTTTCCGTTGAAACCGAATCCTCCGAAATGTCCATGGAGGGTCTTTTCGCGGAGCAGGAGGATTTCCGCAAAAAGCTCAACAGCAGGGAAATCGTCAAAGTCAAAGTCATCCAGATAGGCCCGCAATATCTGCTGGTGGACATAGGCGAGAAGAAAGAGGGCCTTATCCCGGTTTCGGAGTTCGTTGCGCCCAACACCGTTCCCGCGGTCGGGGCGGAAATCCCCGCCGTGCTGGAAAAGCGTGGCGGCGACGAGAGGCATACGCTGCTTTCCCATGCCAGGGCGCAGGAGATTGCCGGCTGGGGCGAGGCCGCCAAGGCGCTGGAAGCCAAAACCCGCGTCAAGGGCGCGGTGCTGGAAGCGGTCAAAGGCGGCTATATAGTGGATGTGATGGGAGTGCGCGCTTTCATGCCGCTTTCGCTGTCGGAGTTGCATCCGGCATTCAAGCATCACCTGCCCGCCGGCGCGAAGATAAAGTGCTATATCATAGAAATCGCCCGCGAAAAGCGCCGCATGATTGTCTCGCGCAAGCAGGCGTTGGAAGAGGACGAGGCCGCCCGCCGGACCGAGGTCATGTCCCAGATAAAGCAGGGGGAAGTGCTGCGCGTGGTGGTTTCGCGCGCCGGCAAGGATTCGCTGCTGGTCCGCTATCACGGGATTGAGGGCGTGGTCCGCAACGAGGATATCTCCTGGCGCAATCAGGAAGAGGCGCTGAAAACATTCAAACGCGGCCAGCGGCTCAAAGCCAAGCTGCTGCATATAAGCGAAACGGCTCCGGCCCTGATATTCGGGCTGCGCCAGCTAGCCCCCAACCCCGCAGACGCGCTGCGGCGCAGGTATCAGGCGCGCAGCGTGGTCAAGGGCAAAATTCTGGAAGTCAGCGCCGAGGGAATGAAAATTTCCGTCTCGCCCGACGTGCAGGGCTTTGTGCCCATAGCCGAATTCGGGCACGAGCTTCAGCCCAAGCCCGGCGACACCGTGGCGGCGATGGTGATGGGCGTCAATTCGCAGGCGTACGAGATTAATCTCTCCATAAAGCGGTTTGAGGAAATACAGAACCGCAAAATCATCGCGCATTACCTCAAAGAGGCCCCGCCGCTGACGCTGGGCCAGCTGCTCTCCGGCGGAGATTCCGACTCGCGGGAGAACGGCTGA
- a CDS encoding lysophospholipid acyltransferase family protein, which produces MIRYLVRLYVETFYQVEAEGLEKIPRSGGAILACNHLSNADPPVLECCAGRVRPVRFLAKKELFDTPLIGWVMRTVEVICIDRRKPGGDLGALRAVLDALKKGHLVALFPEGTRSRDGRPGKPQAGIGFLAAKSGVPVITARIMGSDDMFGTVKVKIGGVCRFEAAEKADYGKISEKIMSDILAIED; this is translated from the coding sequence TTGATAAGATACCTTGTCCGCCTCTACGTGGAAACTTTTTACCAGGTTGAGGCGGAGGGGCTGGAGAAAATTCCGCGTTCCGGCGGGGCTATACTGGCGTGCAATCACCTCTCCAACGCGGACCCGCCCGTATTGGAATGCTGCGCCGGGCGGGTCAGGCCGGTGCGGTTCCTGGCCAAGAAAGAGCTTTTTGACACTCCGTTAATCGGCTGGGTGATGCGCACGGTGGAGGTTATCTGCATAGACCGGCGCAAGCCCGGCGGAGACCTGGGCGCGCTGCGGGCCGTGCTGGACGCGCTTAAGAAGGGGCATCTGGTGGCGCTGTTTCCGGAAGGGACCCGGTCCAGGGACGGCAGGCCGGGCAAGCCGCAGGCCGGCATAGGGTTTCTGGCGGCCAAAAGCGGAGTGCCGGTCATCACGGCCAGAATCATGGGCAGCGATGACATGTTCGGCACGGTGAAGGTGAAAATAGGCGGTGTTTGCCGCTTTGAAGCCGCGGAGAAGGCGGATTACGGGAAGATTTCAGAGAAGATAATGTCGGATATCCTGGCAATAGAAGATTAG
- a CDS encoding deoxynucleoside kinase → MFAEGYIGIAGTIGVGKSTLTTELAKALNFEPILEEVAGNPYLAHFYKDMKSYGTMMQVWLLNHRFRQHREFVSRISLGRIRGVVQDRTIWEDTIFARMLNEHPDKIISDLDYNTYLDLFDNMVLRELVFPQLMIYLECRPETAIQRIHSRGRVMEQTIDVDYLRALQRNYDQFISEMEGAGVRVLRVNWENFMPISEVARLVNEYSLKPSGFTKWVRPLRVDKAAIPQDAIAAVAK, encoded by the coding sequence ATGTTCGCAGAAGGCTACATAGGAATCGCCGGAACCATAGGCGTGGGCAAATCCACGCTCACCACCGAGCTTGCCAAAGCGCTGAATTTCGAGCCCATCCTGGAAGAAGTCGCCGGGAACCCGTACCTCGCCCATTTTTACAAGGACATGAAAAGCTACGGCACCATGATGCAGGTGTGGCTGCTTAACCACCGCTTCCGCCAGCACAGGGAGTTCGTCTCGCGCATCAGCCTGGGGCGCATCCGCGGCGTGGTGCAGGACCGGACCATATGGGAAGACACCATTTTCGCCCGCATGCTCAACGAGCATCCCGACAAAATCATCAGCGACCTGGACTACAACACCTATCTGGATTTGTTTGACAACATGGTGCTGCGCGAACTGGTGTTTCCGCAGCTTATGATTTATCTGGAATGCAGGCCGGAAACCGCCATACAGCGCATTCACAGCCGGGGCCGGGTGATGGAGCAGACCATAGATGTGGACTATCTGCGCGCCCTCCAGCGCAATTACGACCAGTTCATCTCCGAAATGGAAGGCGCGGGCGTGCGCGTGCTGCGCGTGAACTGGGAGAATTTCATGCCCATCTCCGAGGTGGCCCGCCTGGTCAACGAGTATTCGCTGAAACCGTCGGGCTTCACCAAATGGGTCAGACCGTTGCGCGTGGACAAGGCCGCCATCCCGCAGGACGCAATAGCCGCAGTCGCAAAATGA
- the cmk gene encoding (d)CMP kinase, whose protein sequence is MRKKGILIAIDGPAGVGKSTVGMAVARQLGYGFINTGEMYRALAWKLLRLGISPSDDGAVAGTAHSSKWDFAAGEGGVLRALVDGQDPGGELRGEEVSKTSSAIAKNPAVRELFREIQRALGADGGMVMEGRDIGTAVFPDAELKIYLDAAPDKRARRRVLQLERQGLPADYGEILRGIIARDKNDSTRAAAPLKKAPDCVVVDTSELTLEAATDAVAVIVRKRCSQI, encoded by the coding sequence ATGAGAAAGAAGGGAATTTTAATCGCCATAGACGGCCCCGCCGGGGTGGGCAAGTCCACCGTCGGCATGGCTGTTGCGCGCCAGCTGGGCTACGGCTTTATAAACACCGGAGAGATGTACCGCGCCCTGGCGTGGAAGCTGCTGCGGCTGGGCATATCCCCGTCCGACGACGGGGCCGTGGCAGGGACGGCGCACTCCTCCAAATGGGATTTCGCCGCAGGCGAGGGCGGCGTGCTGCGCGCGCTTGTGGACGGACAGGACCCCGGCGGCGAACTGCGCGGCGAGGAGGTCAGCAAAACCTCCAGCGCAATAGCCAAAAACCCGGCAGTGCGCGAACTGTTCCGCGAAATACAGCGCGCCCTGGGCGCGGACGGCGGCATGGTCATGGAAGGGCGCGATATCGGGACGGCGGTTTTCCCGGACGCGGAACTGAAAATTTATCTGGACGCCGCGCCCGACAAACGCGCCAGACGCCGCGTGCTGCAACTGGAGCGGCAGGGCCTGCCGGCGGATTACGGCGAGATACTGCGCGGCATCATCGCGCGGGACAAAAACGACTCCACCCGCGCCGCCGCGCCGCTTAAGAAAGCGCCGGACTGCGTGGTGGTGGACACCTCGGAACTCACTCTGGAGGCGGCGACCGACGCCGTCGCCGTCATAGTGCGGAAAAGATGCTCGCAAATTTGA
- a CDS encoding tetratricopeptide repeat protein → MPPAIRRGLAWAAVAAALAAVLAVAAHRARGTGPASLPPVSAPEKQLEDVQVRLQANPDDIKALAEKGFVLYQLGPKHYLQAIAALESARDRGSLDPRIFYCLGDMYREEGLYDYARRELERCLNNFPDNREARLMLGKLYYQNGDYDLARDEFLRLSGGDSADIIAMENAALAFYKSGKNRQADSMLDKMRALGPQAARRADFCRANMDFDGGRHGDAAKLLEALLAQSSLDMTLDKTLLLRLYAKSLEKLDRRDDARDAWRRLAAISPSDEEAAKKSRSPRRKSK, encoded by the coding sequence TTGCCGCCGGCAATCAGACGCGGTCTTGCCTGGGCGGCGGTTGCGGCCGCGCTGGCGGCGGTTTTAGCGGTTGCGGCGCATCGCGCGCGCGGAACCGGCCCTGCTTCGCTTCCGCCGGTATCGGCCCCCGAAAAACAACTTGAGGACGTGCAGGTCCGCCTTCAGGCCAATCCAGACGATATAAAAGCCCTCGCCGAAAAAGGGTTCGTGCTGTACCAGCTGGGGCCGAAGCATTATTTGCAGGCCATAGCCGCGCTGGAGTCCGCGCGCGACAGAGGCAGCCTGGACCCGCGCATTTTTTATTGTCTCGGCGACATGTACCGGGAGGAGGGCCTCTACGACTATGCCCGCCGCGAGTTGGAGCGTTGCCTGAACAATTTCCCCGATAACCGCGAGGCCCGCCTGATGCTTGGCAAGCTCTATTACCAGAACGGCGATTACGACCTGGCGCGGGACGAGTTTCTCAGGCTCTCCGGCGGAGACTCAGCGGATATCATCGCCATGGAAAATGCCGCGCTGGCGTTTTACAAATCCGGCAAGAACAGGCAGGCGGATAGCATGCTGGATAAAATGCGCGCCCTGGGCCCGCAGGCGGCGCGCCGCGCTGACTTCTGCCGGGCCAATATGGATTTTGATGGCGGGCGCCACGGCGACGCCGCCAAACTGCTGGAAGCGCTGCTGGCGCAGTCATCGCTGGACATGACGCTGGACAAGACACTTCTGCTGCGCCTCTATGCCAAATCTCTGGAAAAGCTGGACCGCCGCGACGACGCGCGCGACGCCTGGAGGCGGCTTGCCGCCATTTCTCCCTCCGACGAGGAAGCCGCGAAAAAAAGCAGGTCCCCCAGAAGAAAATCCAAATAG